A genomic segment from Lutibacter sp. A80 encodes:
- the rimM gene encoding ribosome maturation factor RimM (Essential for efficient processing of 16S rRNA) has protein sequence MRKEDCFYLGKVVRKHSFKGEVVAKLDTDEPELYTNLESVFVALGNDLVPFFIEESLLQKGNQLRIQFEDVDSEEDADAILGSELYLPLEFLPKLTGNKFYFHEIIGFDIEDVNYGYVGVITGVNDASAQPLFEVNANGVEVFIPMIDDFIKTVDRENNKIIVESPAGLIDLYLNN, from the coding sequence ATGCGTAAAGAAGATTGTTTTTATTTAGGCAAAGTCGTTAGAAAGCATAGTTTTAAAGGAGAAGTTGTAGCTAAATTAGATACAGACGAACCTGAACTTTATACAAATTTGGAATCAGTATTTGTTGCCTTAGGCAACGATCTGGTTCCTTTTTTTATTGAAGAAAGTTTACTTCAAAAAGGAAATCAATTAAGAATACAATTTGAAGATGTTGATAGCGAAGAAGATGCTGATGCTATATTAGGCTCAGAATTGTACTTACCTTTGGAGTTTCTTCCAAAACTAACAGGAAATAAATTTTACTTTCACGAAATAATTGGCTTCGATATAGAAGATGTTAATTACGGATATGTAGGTGTAATTACTGGAGTGAATGATGCTTCTGCACAACCATTATTTGAGGTTAACGCTAATGGTGTTGAGGTTTTTATTCCTATGATAGATGATTTTATTAAGACGGTAGATAGAGAAAATAATAAAATTATTGTTGAATCTCCTGCAGGATTGATAGATTTATATTTAAACAATTAA
- a CDS encoding site-specific integrase — protein sequence MKTQNTFSILFWINASRAKNNEADLFARITVNQKRVNISLKRKVSIESWDKSKSRLKGNGQEARALNNYIDQTQAAIFKAYQDLVSENKLITSQVIKARYLGIDQQHYSLQNIIDYHNTNFAHKLHKATLGLYKTTQGYLMEFVLKEYKTSDIYLRELNYSFLVKFDNFLRGYKLSRNKKRIGNNTIIKHMQRLRKMVTMAFHMEWIERDPFVKYKPSFIKKEREFLSKKELESIQDYSTDIERLNLVKDLFIFSSYTGIAYVDIMKLTKDNIVLGIDGGKWIITKRQKTNTPVKVPILDPVQSLINKYKNNERAAVNGTIFPSLSNQKLNSYLKEIADACKIKKNLTFHMARHTFATTVTLTNGVPIETVSKILGHTKIATTQIYARVIERKVSDDMKALKTLLNNKSKHNSEEIQSKSSS from the coding sequence ATGAAAACCCAAAACACTTTTTCAATCCTATTCTGGATAAATGCTTCACGTGCAAAAAATAATGAAGCCGACCTTTTTGCTAGAATTACTGTAAATCAAAAACGAGTTAATATTAGCTTGAAAAGAAAAGTTTCCATTGAATCTTGGGATAAATCTAAATCTCGATTAAAAGGGAACGGTCAAGAAGCTAGAGCTCTCAATAATTATATTGACCAAACGCAAGCAGCAATATTTAAAGCGTATCAGGATTTAGTTTCTGAAAATAAATTAATCACTTCACAAGTTATTAAAGCGCGTTATTTAGGAATTGACCAACAACATTACTCACTTCAAAATATTATTGATTACCATAACACAAATTTTGCTCACAAGTTACACAAAGCCACTCTAGGTCTTTATAAAACTACACAAGGTTACTTAATGGAATTTGTTTTAAAGGAGTATAAAACCTCTGATATTTACTTGAGAGAACTAAATTATTCGTTTCTAGTTAAATTCGATAATTTCTTAAGAGGTTATAAGCTATCAAGAAATAAGAAAAGAATTGGAAATAATACCATTATTAAACATATGCAGCGTTTAAGAAAAATGGTTACAATGGCCTTTCATATGGAATGGATTGAAAGAGACCCTTTTGTAAAATATAAGCCTTCATTTATCAAGAAGGAACGTGAATTTTTATCGAAGAAAGAACTTGAAAGCATTCAAGATTATAGTACAGATATTGAAAGATTAAATTTAGTAAAGGATCTATTCATTTTTAGTAGTTATACAGGAATTGCCTATGTAGATATTATGAAACTTACAAAGGATAATATTGTTTTGGGTATTGATGGGGGCAAATGGATAATAACTAAAAGACAAAAAACTAACACTCCAGTAAAAGTTCCAATTCTTGACCCGGTTCAAAGCTTGATTAATAAGTACAAAAATAATGAAAGAGCAGCTGTAAATGGCACCATATTTCCATCACTGTCTAATCAAAAATTGAATAGTTATTTAAAAGAAATTGCAGATGCTTGTAAAATTAAAAAGAACCTTACTTTTCATATGGCGCGACATACATTTGCAACTACAGTAACATTAACAAATGGAGTTCCAATTGAAACAGTTTCGAAAATTCTAGGTCATACAAAAATTGCAACAACACAAATTTATGCACGTGTTATTGAAAGAAAAGTTAGTGATGATATGAAGGCTTTGAAAACACTATTAAATAATAAATCAAAGCATAATTCAGAAGAAATTCAGAGTAAATCAAGTAGTTAA
- a CDS encoding RteC domain-containing protein has product MKRINPTFNRYKKSIVLIEKSNLKDITVLKQGITLSRECLNEFSSLVRSKKFTSKKEEITFFKYQKPYVEGRLQYFKWLHNYLLEKPISGNSKQQKYISNELNKLDRRKWKQLEFVKYYRLKENKLDHLYFLRDIEQLDLFVDRSHHFKDPEFTTSHDYLVSKIIAHDLLIAFFSNELKILKNKKSNAVVIEEVKPAILKDLSWTGTKTDLVELIFALKESGVLRNGRAELKKIKNVIELLFEIELGNIYKIFEQIKAREKDQTKFLDSLKIGLINRIES; this is encoded by the coding sequence ATGAAAAGAATTAACCCAACCTTTAATAGGTATAAGAAATCTATTGTATTAATTGAAAAATCGAACTTGAAGGACATAACAGTTTTAAAACAAGGTATTACACTATCAAGAGAATGTTTAAATGAATTTAGCAGTCTAGTAAGGTCTAAAAAATTTACTTCAAAAAAAGAAGAAATTACCTTTTTTAAATACCAAAAACCGTATGTAGAAGGGAGACTTCAGTACTTTAAATGGTTACACAATTATTTACTTGAAAAACCAATTTCTGGTAACTCAAAACAACAGAAGTACATTAGCAATGAACTTAACAAGTTAGATAGAAGAAAATGGAAACAGTTGGAATTTGTAAAGTATTATAGGTTAAAAGAAAATAAACTAGATCACCTTTATTTTTTAAGAGATATTGAGCAGTTAGATTTATTTGTGGATAGATCACATCATTTTAAAGACCCAGAATTTACAACCAGTCACGATTACCTAGTATCAAAAATTATTGCACACGATTTATTAATTGCATTTTTTTCTAATGAGTTGAAAATACTTAAAAACAAGAAATCAAATGCAGTAGTTATCGAAGAGGTTAAACCTGCCATTTTAAAAGATTTAAGTTGGACAGGAACAAAAACAGATTTGGTTGAATTAATTTTCGCTTTAAAAGAATCAGGCGTTTTAAGAAATGGAAGAGCAGAACTTAAAAAAATAAAAAATGTAATTGAGCTACTTTTTGAAATTGAATTAGGTAATATTTATAAAATTTTTGAGCAGATTAAAGCTAGAGAGAAAGATCAAACAAAATTTTTAGATTCTTTAAAAATAGGACTCATTAATAGAATTGAATCATAA